A window of the Tunturibacter empetritectus genome harbors these coding sequences:
- a CDS encoding response regulator transcription factor encodes MKRVTEESISPNVIKVFVANLPVMLCELLQGAFETVPDILIVAPVNDVLHLVNATRPLPVDIILIGSSMMENTQGAVSILQSLPDFYKNTRVVVLTQDPDYAEVISLFRAGAKGIFGSADLRFELLCKCIRCVHQGQIWAKNELLAHLVSSLSHPRSTNVIDRHGKPLLTTREQQVLHLLSDGLSNSELATILKLSEHTIKNHLFRIYDKLGVSNRMEAVLYALTPRDVHYPTQNRPSHPASSNKIAIIKTA; translated from the coding sequence ATGAAACGGGTTACTGAAGAAAGCATCTCCCCGAACGTCATCAAGGTGTTTGTGGCCAACTTGCCGGTCATGCTCTGCGAGCTCTTGCAGGGAGCCTTCGAAACCGTTCCCGACATCCTGATCGTCGCCCCGGTCAATGACGTCCTGCATCTCGTCAACGCGACCAGGCCCCTCCCAGTCGACATCATCCTCATCGGTTCGTCCATGATGGAGAATACCCAGGGTGCCGTCTCCATCCTTCAATCCCTTCCCGACTTTTACAAAAATACCCGCGTCGTCGTCCTCACCCAGGATCCCGACTACGCCGAAGTTATCTCCCTGTTCCGTGCTGGAGCCAAAGGCATCTTCGGCAGCGCCGACCTGCGCTTCGAGCTCCTCTGCAAGTGCATCCGATGCGTTCACCAGGGGCAGATCTGGGCAAAGAACGAGTTGCTCGCCCACCTGGTGTCCTCTCTCTCGCACCCCAGATCGACCAACGTCATCGATCGCCACGGCAAGCCTCTGCTCACCACCCGTGAGCAGCAGGTTCTGCATCTTCTCTCCGACGGCCTCAGCAACTCCGAGCTGGCGACCATCTTGAAGCTCAGCGAGCACACCATAAAAAATCACCTCTTCCGCATCTACGATAAGCTGGGCGTCTCCAACCGCATGGAGGCCGTCCTCTACGCCCTAACCCCTCGCGACGTGCATTACCCGACACAAAATCGCCCCAGCCACCCCGCATCCTCCAACAAGATCGCAATCATCAAAACCGCCTAG
- the secG gene encoding preprotein translocase subunit SecG, with the protein MVILLVIIHVIVCLFLIGVVLLQQGKSADLAGAFGGQGSQTAFGPRGAANLLTKLTTYSAIVFMLTSIGLTILLSRASGDHSVLSGTAHPASQTTPAKK; encoded by the coding sequence ATGGTTATTCTTCTCGTCATCATTCACGTTATCGTCTGTCTCTTTCTCATCGGCGTAGTCCTCCTGCAGCAGGGCAAGTCCGCCGACCTCGCCGGCGCCTTCGGTGGCCAGGGATCCCAGACCGCCTTCGGCCCTCGCGGCGCAGCCAATCTCCTCACCAAGCTCACCACCTACTCGGCCATCGTCTTCATGCTGACCTCCATCGGCCTCACTATCCTGCTCTCACGAGCCAGTGGCGACCACTCCGTTCTCTCCGGCACCGCCCACCCCGCCAGCCAGACGACACCCGCCAAGAAGTAG
- a CDS encoding MBL fold metallo-hydrolase, which translates to MIHEILPVGPLQCNCSILGDETSLEAIVVDPGDDIPRIMAILANHNLTVKKIVITHAHIDHIAGAHRLKQLTGAPILYNQHDLPLVKMMDIQAGWLGIPTPTVSTPDDTLDDGKLIAVTGVTGSILHTPGHTEGSVCLYLPAQSLLLAGDTLFAGTVGRTDLPGGDMRKLLASIHDRLLTLPDEVTVIPGHGSKTTIGAERDSNPFLQR; encoded by the coding sequence ATGATCCACGAGATTCTTCCCGTCGGCCCGCTGCAATGCAACTGCTCCATCCTGGGAGATGAAACCTCCCTCGAGGCCATCGTCGTCGACCCCGGCGATGACATTCCCCGAATCATGGCCATCCTGGCTAACCACAACCTCACTGTCAAAAAGATCGTCATCACCCACGCCCACATCGACCACATCGCCGGAGCCCATCGCCTCAAGCAGCTCACCGGTGCCCCCATCCTCTACAACCAACACGACCTCCCTCTGGTCAAGATGATGGACATTCAGGCAGGCTGGCTCGGCATCCCCACCCCCACCGTCTCGACCCCCGACGACACCCTCGACGACGGCAAGCTCATCGCTGTAACCGGCGTCACCGGCTCCATTCTCCACACGCCCGGCCACACCGAAGGCAGCGTCTGCCTCTACCTTCCCGCCCAATCCCTCCTCCTCGCCGGAGACACTCTCTTCGCCGGCACCGTAGGCCGTACCGACCTTCCCGGCGGTGACATGCGCAAGCTCTTGGCCTCCATCCATGACCGCCTTCTCACCCTGCCGGACGAGGTCACCGTCATCCCCGGACACGGGTCCAAAACCACCATTGGTGCAGAGCGAGACTCTAATCCATTTCTTCAACGCTAG
- a CDS encoding pyridoxal phosphate-dependent aminotransferase, giving the protein MSYRFSARTGWDVGESGFAAAIREARAAGRKLVDLTVSNPTVCGFEYDAEAVLTPLASREAMTYDPDPRGMGFAREAVAGYYGGHGADVDPDSVVLTTSTSEGYGYLFRLLCDAGDEVLVAQPSYPLFDFLADLEDVRLRPYPLFYDYGWWIDFAELERRIGPRTKALVVVHPNNPTGHVTGAGERGRLEEICARHGLALIVDEVFLDYPLEVGVRLASFAVGPHPVLTFVLSGMSKIAGLPQMKVGWIVGLGPEGGPEGDRRQAMGRLEVVADTFLSVNAPMQRALPVWLAERRGIQAQILQRVRENLRLAVEGGVEVLKVEAGWSAILRLPQRHGVGDVAESLLREAGVIVHPGDFYGIGEAGRVVVSLLGSAEEFAEGISRIKRVTGWNHSSY; this is encoded by the coding sequence GTGAGCTATCGGTTTTCGGCGCGGACGGGTTGGGATGTGGGGGAGAGTGGGTTCGCGGCTGCGATTCGCGAGGCGAGGGCGGCGGGGCGGAAACTGGTGGACCTGACGGTGTCGAACCCTACGGTGTGTGGGTTTGAGTATGACGCGGAGGCTGTGCTTACGCCGCTGGCGAGTAGAGAGGCTATGACGTACGATCCGGATCCGCGGGGGATGGGGTTTGCGCGGGAGGCGGTGGCGGGGTACTACGGGGGGCATGGCGCCGATGTCGATCCGGACAGCGTGGTGCTGACTACCAGTACGAGTGAGGGGTATGGGTATCTGTTTCGGCTGCTGTGCGACGCGGGAGATGAGGTGCTGGTGGCGCAGCCGAGCTATCCGCTGTTCGATTTTCTGGCGGATCTGGAGGATGTGCGGCTGAGGCCTTATCCGCTGTTCTATGATTATGGATGGTGGATCGACTTTGCGGAGCTGGAGCGCCGGATTGGGCCGAGGACCAAGGCTCTGGTTGTGGTGCATCCGAATAATCCGACCGGGCACGTAACGGGGGCGGGGGAGCGGGGGCGGCTGGAGGAGATCTGTGCGCGGCACGGGTTGGCGCTGATCGTGGATGAGGTGTTTCTGGACTATCCGCTGGAGGTGGGGGTGAGGCTGGCGAGCTTTGCGGTGGGTCCGCACCCGGTGCTGACGTTTGTGCTGAGCGGGATGAGCAAGATTGCGGGGTTGCCGCAGATGAAGGTGGGGTGGATCGTGGGGCTGGGGCCAGAAGGGGGGCCGGAGGGGGATCGCAGGCAGGCGATGGGGCGGCTGGAGGTGGTTGCGGATACCTTTCTGTCGGTGAACGCGCCGATGCAGCGGGCGCTGCCGGTTTGGCTGGCGGAGAGACGGGGGATTCAGGCGCAGATTTTGCAGCGGGTGAGGGAGAATCTGCGGCTTGCGGTTGAGGGTGGGGTCGAGGTGCTGAAGGTGGAGGCTGGGTGGAGCGCGATTCTGCGGCTGCCTCAGAGGCATGGGGTGGGCGATGTTGCTGAGAGTTTGTTACGAGAGGCGGGGGTGATCGTGCATCCAGGGGACTTTTACGGGATCGGTGAAGCTGGGCGGGTGGTGGTGAGTTTGCTGGGATCCGCGGAGGAGTTTGCGGAGGGGATTTCAAGAATCAAAAGGGTAACTGGGTGGAACCACAGTAGTTACTAG